In Sphingomonas sp. LR60, the following are encoded in one genomic region:
- a CDS encoding aspartyl/asparaginyl beta-hydroxylase domain-containing protein, producing the protein MMRSGLRIAASGSLVALSSSVLVADCGRPWPVRVGKRLRGTFDRLIAGSSLVANSPVLDVRDFAWTALLRDRWHDVLAEARAVALVGNAAPSLATISPDHRAIAEVGKWRSYFLWGYGYRIDDNLTRCPRTRDVLARVPGLATAFFSILAPGTHIPPHRGVTKGLITCHLALIVPRDGDVRMRVGDRIVRWSEGETLVFDDTYDHEVWNDTEGTRVVLLIQFERPLRRPGKWAADLFLGAVRRSAFVQEARANIAKWNAALGQLDG; encoded by the coding sequence ATGATGAGGTCGGGTCTGAGAATTGCCGCATCGGGATCGCTGGTCGCGCTATCATCGTCGGTGCTGGTCGCCGACTGCGGCCGGCCGTGGCCGGTGCGAGTCGGAAAGCGGCTGCGCGGCACCTTTGACCGGCTGATCGCGGGATCGTCGCTGGTCGCCAATTCGCCGGTGCTCGACGTGCGCGATTTCGCCTGGACCGCGCTGCTCCGCGATCGCTGGCACGACGTGCTTGCCGAGGCGCGCGCGGTCGCGCTGGTCGGCAACGCCGCCCCGAGCCTCGCCACCATCTCGCCCGATCATCGCGCGATTGCCGAGGTCGGCAAGTGGCGGTCCTATTTCCTGTGGGGTTACGGTTATCGGATCGACGACAATCTGACTCGTTGCCCGCGCACCCGCGACGTGCTGGCGCGCGTGCCGGGACTTGCCACCGCCTTCTTTTCGATTCTCGCGCCGGGCACGCACATTCCGCCGCATCGCGGCGTGACGAAGGGGCTCATCACCTGCCACCTCGCACTGATCGTCCCGCGCGATGGCGACGTGCGGATGCGCGTCGGCGACCGGATCGTCCGCTGGTCGGAAGGCGAGACGTTGGTGTTCGACGACACCTATGACCATGAGGTCTGGAACGATACCGAGGGCACGCGCGTGGTGCTGCTGATCCAGTTCGAGCGTCCGCTGCGGCGTCCCGGCAAATGGGCCGCGGACCTGTTTCTCGGCGCGGTCCGACGCTCCGCCTTCGTCCAGGAAGCGCGCGCGAACATCGCCAAATGGAACGCGGCGCTGGGGCAGCTGGACGGCTGA
- a CDS encoding M16 family metallopeptidase: MHPYSRVLAKPLVALLLVSVALPLPAQQRARRAPVATDTVPTQATAPITVDTRPWLFADSDIPPDTNWHFGALPSGLRYAVRRNSVPPGQVAVRVRIDAGSLYETDAEQGFAHLIEHLSFRGSKYVPDGEAKRVWQRFGATFGSDSNASTTPTQTVYKLDLPGATDVKLDESLKIFSGMMAAPAISDAGLAAERPAVLAEQREAPGPQVRYGDTLRQTFFAGQPLASRSPIGTIKTLEAANPASVQAFHDKWYRPSRAVVIISGDIDPDVAAKLVVKNFGGWQGKGANPADPDFGTPQTGEPVAKTIAEPSLPPIVATAVLRPWKYQSDTIIFNQKRMVDQLAMRLINRRLETRARAGGSFLQASVNLDDVSRSANGTFTNVIPIGTDWEAALKDVRAVIADAMATPPTQGEIDRELAEFDAAMKNDVDTARVEAGAKQADDMVSALDIRETVAGPQTSYDILKQARTKGMFTPAAIVESTNRLFKGDANRALVNTRTPDAGAAAKLAAAMKADVSKLAGKRTQQAAVDFSRVPKLGQPGKSVAQARVGDPPMEQVTFANGVRALIYPNASETGRVYLRVRFGRGYQALPSDRPTPAWAGDSALIASGIGTLDQSDLDQLTTGRRMGLDFDISDDAFLFGAQTTPGDYADNLTLMAAKLAAPRWDKAPVARARAAMLAGYAGLSSSPDGVLARDLEGLLRDGDPRWGTPTLEQIEKLDAASFKKLWQPLLGTGPIEVDIFGDVKGDEAIAAVAKSFGALKARRADDARSPTVRFPAHVAQPVLRTHDGDDNQAAAVIAWPTGGGSADHAEQRRLDVLAAVFNDRLFDRLRSVAGASYSPSAQSQWPVGQLGGGRLLAIGKVAPDKVPLFFELSRQIASELVATPVSEDELRRTIVPMLQYMARASSGNQFWMLQTSGGTFDPKRIEASQSLVSDFTTITPALLQATAAKYLKPEKDWTMAVVPKGAAAAK, translated from the coding sequence ATGCATCCTTATTCGCGCGTGCTCGCGAAGCCGCTCGTCGCCCTCCTGCTCGTCTCCGTCGCGCTGCCGCTCCCCGCGCAGCAGCGTGCGCGGCGCGCGCCGGTCGCCACCGACACCGTCCCCACGCAGGCGACCGCGCCGATCACGGTCGATACCCGGCCGTGGCTGTTCGCCGATTCGGATATCCCGCCCGACACCAACTGGCACTTCGGCGCGCTACCCAGCGGGTTGCGCTATGCGGTGCGGCGCAACTCGGTGCCGCCGGGGCAGGTCGCGGTGCGCGTCCGCATCGACGCGGGGTCGTTGTATGAGACCGACGCCGAACAGGGCTTCGCGCATCTGATCGAGCATCTGTCGTTCCGTGGCTCGAAATACGTTCCGGACGGCGAAGCCAAGCGCGTGTGGCAGCGGTTCGGCGCGACGTTCGGCAGCGACTCCAACGCTTCGACCACTCCGACGCAGACCGTCTACAAGCTCGATTTGCCCGGCGCGACCGACGTCAAGCTCGACGAGAGCCTCAAGATCTTCTCGGGCATGATGGCCGCGCCCGCGATCAGCGACGCCGGGCTCGCCGCCGAGCGCCCGGCGGTGCTCGCCGAACAGCGCGAAGCGCCGGGGCCGCAGGTCCGGTACGGCGACACGCTGCGCCAGACGTTCTTCGCCGGGCAGCCGCTCGCCAGCCGCTCGCCGATCGGGACGATCAAGACGCTGGAGGCGGCGAACCCGGCCAGCGTGCAGGCGTTCCATGACAAATGGTATCGCCCGTCGCGGGCGGTGGTCATCATCTCGGGCGATATCGACCCCGATGTCGCCGCCAAGCTGGTGGTCAAGAATTTCGGCGGCTGGCAGGGCAAGGGCGCCAACCCCGCCGATCCCGATTTCGGCACGCCGCAAACCGGCGAGCCGGTCGCCAAGACCATCGCCGAGCCGTCGCTGCCGCCGATCGTCGCCACCGCGGTGCTGCGCCCATGGAAATATCAGAGCGACACGATCATCTTCAACCAGAAGCGGATGGTCGACCAGCTTGCGATGCGGCTCATCAACCGTCGACTGGAGACGCGTGCACGCGCCGGGGGCAGCTTCCTGCAGGCGTCAGTCAACCTCGACGACGTATCGCGCTCCGCCAACGGCACCTTCACCAACGTCATCCCGATCGGCACCGACTGGGAAGCCGCGCTGAAGGACGTCCGCGCCGTGATCGCCGATGCGATGGCGACTCCGCCGACGCAGGGTGAGATCGACCGCGAGCTGGCCGAGTTCGACGCCGCGATGAAGAACGACGTCGACACCGCGCGGGTCGAGGCGGGGGCGAAGCAGGCGGACGACATGGTCAGCGCGCTGGATATCCGCGAGACGGTCGCGGGGCCGCAGACCAGCTACGACATCCTGAAGCAGGCGCGCACGAAGGGCATGTTCACCCCGGCCGCGATCGTCGAATCGACCAACCGGCTGTTCAAGGGCGACGCGAACCGCGCCCTGGTCAACACCCGCACACCCGATGCGGGCGCAGCGGCGAAGCTGGCGGCGGCGATGAAGGCCGACGTCTCGAAGCTGGCCGGCAAGCGCACGCAGCAGGCGGCGGTCGACTTCTCGCGCGTCCCGAAGCTTGGGCAGCCGGGCAAGTCGGTCGCGCAGGCGCGGGTCGGGGATCCGCCGATGGAGCAGGTGACGTTCGCCAATGGCGTGCGCGCGCTGATCTATCCCAATGCCTCCGAGACGGGGCGCGTCTATCTGCGCGTGCGATTCGGGCGCGGATATCAGGCGCTGCCGTCCGATCGGCCGACACCGGCATGGGCGGGTGACAGTGCGCTGATCGCCAGCGGCATCGGCACGCTCGACCAGAGCGATCTCGACCAGCTCACCACCGGTCGCCGGATGGGGCTGGATTTCGACATCAGCGACGATGCGTTCCTGTTCGGCGCGCAGACGACGCCGGGCGATTATGCCGACAATCTCACGTTGATGGCGGCGAAGCTGGCCGCGCCACGCTGGGACAAGGCGCCGGTGGCGCGCGCGCGCGCGGCGATGCTGGCGGGCTATGCCGGGCTGTCGTCGTCCCCCGACGGTGTGCTGGCGCGGGATCTGGAGGGACTTCTGCGCGATGGCGATCCGCGCTGGGGCACGCCGACGCTCGAGCAGATCGAGAAGCTCGACGCCGCATCGTTCAAGAAACTGTGGCAGCCGCTGCTGGGGACCGGGCCGATCGAGGTCGACATCTTCGGCGACGTGAAGGGTGACGAAGCGATCGCAGCGGTGGCGAAGAGCTTCGGCGCGTTGAAGGCCCGGCGAGCGGACGACGCACGTTCGCCAACGGTGCGCTTCCCCGCGCATGTCGCGCAGCCGGTGCTGCGCACCCACGACGGCGACGACAATCAGGCGGCGGCGGTGATCGCATGGCCGACCGGCGGCGGATCGGCGGATCATGCCGAACAGCGGCGGCTCGACGTGCTGGCGGCCGTCTTCAACGACCGCCTGTTCGACCGGCTGCGCTCGGTGGCAGGGGCGAGTTATTCGCCGAGCGCGCAGAGCCAGTGGCCAGTCGGGCAACTCGGCGGCGGACGACTGCTCGCGATCGGCAAGGTCGCGCCCGACAAGGTGCCGTTGTTCTTCGAGCTGTCGCGCCAGATCGCGAGCGAACTGGTCGCGACACCGGTCAGCGAGGACGAACTGCGCCGCACGATCGTGCCGATGCTCCAATATATGGCGCGCGCCTCGTCGGGGAACCAGTTCTGGATGCTCCAGACCAGCGGCGGGACGTTCGATCCCAAGCGGATCGAAGCGAGCCAGAGCTTGGTGAGCGACTTCACGACGATCACCCCGGCGCTGTTGCAGGCGACGGCGGCGAAGTATCTGAAGCCGGAGAAGGATTGGACGATGGCGGTGGTGCCGAAGGGGGCTGCGGCAGCGAAGTAA
- a CDS encoding polyhydroxyalkanoic acid system family protein, protein MSTPIEVDLPHQLGVAGARSRIDGGFDKLAGYLPGGRVTEHRWDANTLHFTVEGMGQRVAVRLDVTDRNVHALFELPGLLGMFGEQLRAKLQKDGPKLLA, encoded by the coding sequence ATGAGCACTCCGATCGAAGTGGACCTGCCGCACCAGCTCGGCGTCGCCGGCGCGCGGTCGCGGATCGACGGCGGCTTCGACAAGCTCGCCGGCTATCTACCCGGCGGGCGCGTCACCGAGCATCGCTGGGACGCCAACACGCTGCACTTCACCGTCGAGGGCATGGGACAGCGCGTCGCGGTGCGGCTCGACGTCACCGACCGCAACGTCCACGCGCTGTTCGAACTGCCCGGGCTGCTCGGGATGTTCGGCGAACAATTGCGGGCGAAGTTGCAGAAGGACGGGCCGAAACTGCTGGCCTGA
- the lnt gene encoding apolipoprotein N-acyltransferase translates to MRRGASQETAVPRGKGCAALSYCSSIEAFPRRYPALAASLLGVAAACGFAPLEYWWLAIAAFAGWIALVHAAPTRGQALWRGWAFGVGHFTINDNWFQHAFTFQDQMPHWLGYAAPFALALYLAVFPALCAGLAWRGRAPWVDAGFVLLFGACWILTEWMRSWLFTGYAWDPLAAIWVPVQPVAWLATLVGTYALSGLTVVAAGGLLLLPAGRKQIAVGIVAFAIITLAVLVSYRSGAASFPADAPKLVVVQPNVPQDQRGESDQAMMLARLLRLSGTPGAAPRLVMWPEGVIRDFIEDDYPYWVYGNTSPWLTRERMASVLGARDMLLTGGTALQFDSKGEVTTASNSVFALDARGRIRGRYDKAHLVPYGEYLPMPWLLRPLGLSRLVPGDMDFAPGPGPRTMAVPGFGAIGMQLCYEIIFSGEVTDPAQRPRLIFNPSNDAWFGNWGSPQFLAQARLRAIEEGLPVIRDTPTGISAVIAADGAVLATVPRDVSGAIVVPIPPAHAPTLFSRLGNWAALLVGAVLTLVAFALRRRSR, encoded by the coding sequence ATGAGGCGCGGAGCGTCGCAGGAGACGGCTGTTCCCCGCGGCAAAGGATGCGCTGCCCTGTCCTATTGTTCCTCGATCGAAGCGTTTCCGCGGCGTTATCCGGCGCTGGCCGCATCGTTGCTGGGCGTCGCCGCGGCGTGCGGGTTCGCGCCGCTGGAATATTGGTGGCTGGCGATCGCCGCCTTCGCCGGCTGGATCGCGCTGGTCCATGCCGCACCGACGCGCGGCCAGGCGCTGTGGCGCGGCTGGGCGTTCGGGGTCGGGCATTTCACGATCAACGACAATTGGTTCCAGCACGCCTTCACCTTCCAGGACCAGATGCCGCACTGGCTGGGCTATGCCGCACCGTTCGCGCTCGCGCTGTACCTCGCGGTATTTCCAGCGCTTTGTGCGGGGCTGGCATGGCGCGGACGCGCACCATGGGTCGATGCCGGGTTCGTGCTGCTGTTCGGCGCGTGCTGGATCCTGACCGAATGGATGCGGAGCTGGCTGTTCACCGGTTATGCCTGGGACCCGCTGGCGGCGATATGGGTGCCGGTGCAGCCGGTAGCGTGGCTGGCGACATTGGTGGGGACATATGCGCTGTCCGGGCTCACCGTCGTCGCGGCCGGCGGCTTGTTGTTATTGCCGGCGGGGCGCAAACAAATCGCCGTCGGGATCGTCGCCTTCGCGATAATAACACTCGCCGTGCTGGTGAGTTACCGATCGGGAGCGGCATCGTTCCCAGCGGATGCGCCGAAACTCGTCGTCGTGCAGCCCAACGTCCCGCAGGATCAGCGCGGCGAGAGCGACCAGGCGATGATGCTGGCGCGGCTGTTGCGGCTGTCGGGCACGCCGGGCGCCGCGCCGCGGCTGGTGATGTGGCCCGAAGGGGTGATCCGCGACTTCATCGAGGATGATTATCCCTATTGGGTGTACGGAAATACCAGCCCGTGGTTGACGCGGGAGCGGATGGCGTCGGTGCTGGGCGCGCGCGACATGCTGCTGACCGGCGGCACCGCGCTGCAATTCGACAGCAAGGGCGAGGTGACGACCGCGAGCAATTCGGTGTTCGCGCTCGATGCGCGCGGGCGGATTCGCGGACGCTACGACAAGGCGCATCTGGTGCCCTATGGCGAGTATCTGCCGATGCCGTGGCTGCTCAGGCCGCTGGGGCTGTCGCGGCTGGTGCCGGGCGACATGGACTTCGCGCCGGGCCCGGGGCCGCGGACGATGGCGGTGCCGGGGTTCGGCGCGATCGGGATGCAGCTTTGCTACGAGATCATCTTCTCGGGCGAGGTCACCGATCCGGCCCAGCGCCCGCGGCTGATCTTCAATCCATCGAACGACGCGTGGTTCGGCAATTGGGGCTCGCCGCAGTTCCTCGCCCAGGCCCGGCTGCGCGCGATCGAAGAAGGGCTGCCCGTCATTCGCGACACGCCGACCGGCATCTCCGCGGTGATCGCCGCCGATGGCGCAGTGCTCGCGACCGTCCCGCGTGACGTCAGCGGCGCGATCGTCGTGCCGATCCCGCCGGCCCATGCCCCCACCTTGTTCTCGCGGCTCGGCAATTGGGCGGCGTTGCTGGTCGGCGCGGTACTAACGCTCGTCGCATTTGCGTTGCGACGCCGATCGCGGTAA
- the metK gene encoding methionine adenosyltransferase, translated as MRQSFIFTSESVSEGHPDKVADQISDSIVDLFLSKDPEARVACETLTTTQLVVLAGEIRGKGVYENDQWAPGIEEEIEATVRATVKRIGYEQSGFHWNEFRFLNELHGQSAHIAMGVDESGNKDEGAGDQGIMFGYATDETPGLMPATLYYSHKILEQMAADRHSGAAPFLEPDAKSQVTLQYENGVPVKATALVVSTQHTPGYCEKGDNADAAKYKVLHDYVMGVFKNVLPDGFIDDATKIYINPTGQFEIGGPDGDAGVTGRKIIVDTYGGAAPHGGGAFSGKDPTKVDRSAAYVARYLAKNVVAAGLAKRCTIQLSYAIGIAEPLSVYVDLHGTGTVEEAKLEAALPQLVRLTPKGIREHLSLNKPIYSKTAAYGHFGRDAEGDLFTWEKTDLVDALKNAVA; from the coding sequence ATGCGTCAGTCGTTCATCTTCACGTCCGAGTCGGTGTCCGAAGGCCACCCCGACAAGGTCGCGGATCAGATTTCGGATTCGATCGTCGACTTGTTCCTGTCCAAGGACCCCGAGGCGCGCGTGGCGTGCGAGACGCTGACCACCACGCAGCTGGTGGTGCTGGCGGGCGAAATCCGCGGCAAGGGCGTGTACGAGAACGACCAATGGGCGCCGGGCATCGAGGAAGAGATCGAGGCGACCGTCCGCGCGACCGTGAAGCGCATCGGCTATGAGCAGTCGGGGTTCCACTGGAACGAGTTCCGCTTCCTCAACGAGCTGCACGGCCAGTCGGCGCATATCGCGATGGGCGTCGACGAGAGCGGCAACAAGGACGAGGGCGCGGGCGACCAGGGCATCATGTTCGGTTATGCGACCGACGAGACCCCGGGCCTGATGCCCGCGACGCTGTATTACAGCCACAAGATCCTCGAGCAGATGGCCGCCGATCGCCATTCGGGCGCGGCACCGTTCCTCGAGCCGGACGCCAAGAGCCAGGTGACGTTGCAATATGAGAACGGCGTCCCGGTCAAGGCGACCGCGCTGGTCGTCTCGACGCAGCATACGCCCGGCTATTGCGAGAAGGGCGACAATGCCGACGCCGCCAAGTACAAGGTCCTGCACGATTACGTGATGGGCGTGTTCAAGAACGTGCTGCCCGACGGCTTCATCGACGACGCCACCAAGATCTACATCAACCCGACTGGCCAGTTCGAGATCGGCGGGCCGGACGGCGACGCCGGGGTGACCGGGCGCAAGATCATCGTCGACACTTACGGCGGCGCAGCCCCGCACGGCGGCGGCGCGTTCAGCGGCAAGGACCCGACCAAGGTCGACCGTTCGGCGGCCTATGTCGCGCGTTATCTGGCGAAGAACGTCGTCGCGGCGGGCCTCGCCAAGCGCTGCACGATCCAGCTTTCCTATGCGATCGGCATCGCCGAGCCGCTGTCGGTCTATGTCGACCTGCACGGCACCGGGACCGTCGAGGAAGCCAAGCTGGAGGCCGCGCTGCCGCAGCTCGTGCGCCTGACGCCGAAGGGCATTCGCGAGCATCTGTCGCTCAACAAGCCGATCTATTCGAAGACCGCCGCCTATGGGCATTTCGGCCGCGACGCCGAGGGTGATCTGTTCACCTGGGAAAAGACCGACCTGGTCGACGCCCTGAAGAACGCCGTCGCCTGA
- the ruvA gene encoding Holliday junction branch migration protein RuvA, translated as MIAHLKGILTSTGIDHAVIDVHGVGYLVGASARTLAAIGPVGEAATLFTEMLVAEDFIRLVGFASAAERDWFRLLTGVQGVGARVALAILSALEPADISRAVMAQDKATVARANGVGPKLAERIVRELKDKVGGVALGPSAAAQVVPVGASSDAVSALLNLGFRPAEAAGAVAAAEEELGEGASLDALVRLALRKAAK; from the coding sequence ATGATCGCGCATCTCAAGGGCATCCTGACCTCGACCGGCATCGACCATGCGGTGATCGACGTTCACGGGGTCGGCTATCTGGTCGGCGCGTCGGCGCGAACGCTGGCGGCGATCGGACCAGTCGGCGAGGCCGCGACCCTGTTCACCGAAATGCTGGTTGCCGAGGACTTCATCCGGCTGGTCGGCTTCGCGAGCGCGGCCGAGCGCGACTGGTTCCGGTTGCTGACCGGCGTGCAGGGCGTTGGCGCGCGCGTGGCGCTGGCGATCCTGTCGGCGCTGGAGCCCGCCGATATCAGCCGCGCGGTGATGGCGCAGGACAAGGCGACGGTCGCGCGTGCGAATGGCGTCGGACCCAAGCTGGCCGAACGGATCGTGCGCGAGTTGAAGGACAAGGTCGGCGGCGTGGCGCTGGGGCCATCCGCTGCGGCGCAGGTGGTGCCGGTCGGGGCGTCGTCGGACGCGGTGTCGGCGTTGCTCAACCTCGGGTTCCGACCGGCAGAGGCGGCGGGCGCGGTCGCGGCGGCGGAAGAGGAGCTGGGAGAAGGCGCGTCGCTCGACGCGCTGGTGCGCCTGGCGTTGCGCAAGGCGGCGAAGTAG
- a CDS encoding DEAD/DEAH box helicase — protein sequence MSFAILGLAEPLVRALEAKGYIEPTPIQRDSIPQLLEGRDLLGIAQTGTGKTAAFVLPSIQRLSEGKKVLPTHCRMLVLAPTRELASQIADSARAYGQFSKMSVATVFGGTSINKNRNDVARGVDILVATPGRLIDCVEQGYINLSMIEILVLDEADQMLDLGFIHALKKIVRMVPRKRQTLFFSATMPAAIRDLASQFLNDPATVSIKPASTTAERVDQSVIFCNQGEKQALLTILLRDTAVDRALVFTRTKHGADRVVKLLAGNGVAANAIHGNKSQPQRERALALFKSGEVPILVATDIAARGIDVSGVSHVFNFELPNVAEQYVHRIGRTARAGRSGEAIAFCADDERPYLKDIEKVTRQKIPVSELPEDFLKQAEQLKAQRVKTIGADPAPREDRPRGQRGPARPKASHAPRATPGSAQGGRNYANASAGGGGARRSRGGRGRGGASASA from the coding sequence ATGTCTTTCGCCATTCTCGGCCTTGCCGAGCCGCTCGTCCGTGCGCTCGAAGCCAAGGGCTATATCGAACCCACCCCGATCCAGCGCGATTCGATCCCGCAGCTGCTCGAAGGCCGCGATCTGCTCGGCATCGCGCAGACCGGCACCGGCAAGACCGCTGCATTCGTGCTGCCGTCGATCCAGCGGCTCAGCGAGGGCAAGAAGGTACTGCCGACGCATTGCCGGATGCTCGTGCTCGCCCCGACCCGCGAATTGGCCAGCCAGATCGCCGATTCGGCGCGCGCTTACGGTCAGTTCTCCAAGATGTCGGTCGCGACCGTCTTCGGCGGCACCAGCATCAACAAGAACCGCAACGATGTCGCGCGCGGCGTCGACATCCTCGTCGCCACGCCGGGCCGGCTGATCGATTGCGTCGAGCAGGGCTATATCAATCTGTCGATGATCGAGATCCTCGTCCTCGACGAAGCCGACCAGATGCTCGACCTCGGCTTCATCCACGCGCTCAAGAAGATCGTGCGGATGGTCCCGCGCAAGCGTCAGACGTTGTTCTTCTCGGCGACGATGCCGGCGGCGATCCGCGACCTGGCGTCGCAGTTCCTGAACGATCCGGCGACGGTGTCGATCAAGCCCGCGTCGACCACTGCCGAGCGCGTCGACCAGTCGGTGATCTTCTGCAATCAGGGCGAGAAGCAGGCGTTGCTGACGATCCTGCTGCGAGACACGGCCGTGGACCGCGCGCTGGTGTTCACCCGCACCAAGCACGGTGCCGACCGCGTCGTGAAGCTGCTCGCCGGCAACGGCGTCGCCGCGAACGCGATCCACGGCAACAAGAGCCAGCCGCAGCGCGAGCGGGCGCTGGCGCTGTTCAAGTCGGGCGAGGTGCCGATCCTCGTCGCGACCGACATCGCCGCGCGCGGGATCGACGTTTCGGGCGTCAGCCACGTCTTCAACTTCGAGTTGCCGAACGTCGCCGAGCAATATGTCCACCGCATCGGCCGTACCGCGCGCGCCGGACGGAGCGGCGAGGCGATCGCTTTCTGTGCGGACGATGAGCGTCCGTACCTGAAGGACATCGAGAAGGTGACGCGGCAGAAGATCCCGGTCAGCGAACTGCCGGAGGATTTCCTCAAGCAGGCCGAGCAGTTGAAGGCGCAGCGCGTCAAGACGATCGGTGCCGATCCCGCCCCGCGCGAGGATCGCCCGCGTGGCCAGCGCGGTCCGGCACGTCCCAAGGCCAGCCACGCCCCGCGCGCCACGCCGGGTTCGGCACAGGGTGGCCGCAATTATGCGAATGCCAGCGCCGGTGGCGGCGGTGCCCGCCGCAGCCGCGGCGGACGTGGCCGCGGCGGCGCATCGGCGAGCGCCTGA